Proteins from a genomic interval of Oncorhynchus clarkii lewisi isolate Uvic-CL-2024 chromosome 13, UVic_Ocla_1.0, whole genome shotgun sequence:
- the LOC139364779 gene encoding retinol dehydrogenase 8-like, with product MASSGQKVVLITGCSSGIGLRIAVLLAKDEKKRYHVIATMRDLKKKDKLVEAAGDAYGKTLMLLPLDVCSDESVKQCINSVKDRHIDILINNAGVGLLGPVESICMEDMKRVFETNFFGVVRMIKEVMPDMKKRRAGHIVVMSSVMGLQGVVFNDVYTASKFAMEGFCESMAVQLLKFNVHLSMIEPGPVHTEFETKMMEDVAKMEYPGADADTVRYFKDVYLPSSKDIFEAMGQTPEDIAKCTKKVIESRNPRFRNLTNSLYTPIVAMKYADETGGLSVNTFYNLLFNFGPLMHITMSILKCLTCSCLRRRTISPN from the exons ATGGCGAGCAGTGGACAAAAAGTAGTTCTGATCACCGGTTGCTCCTCCGGCATCGGGTTACGAATCGCCGTCCTGCTGGCCAAAGATGAAAAGAAGCGTTACCATG tcattGCCACCATGCGGGACCTGAAGAAGAAGGATAAGCTGGTGGAGGCAGCAGGTGATGCGTATGGGAAGACCCTCATGCTGCTGCCTCTGGACGTGTGCAGTGATGAGTCAGTCAAGCAGTGCATCAACAGTGTCAAGGACCGCCATATTGATATTCTCA TCAACAATGCAGGTGTGGGCTTGTTGGGACCCGTGGAAAGCATCTGTATGGAGGACATGAAGAGGGTGTTTGAGACCAACTTCTTTGGCGTGGTGAGGATGATTAAAGAGGTCATGCCTGACATGAAGAAGAGGCGGGCGGGACACATCGTGGTCATGAGCAGTGTTATGGGTCTACAGG GTGTGGTGTTCAATGATGTCTACACTGCCTCCAAGTTCGCCATGGAGGGCTTCTGTGAGAGTATGGCTGTCCAACTGCTCAAGTTCAACGTCCA TTTATCCATGATTGAGCCAGGGCCGGTGCACACTGAGTTTGAGACGAAGATGATGGAGGACGTGGCCAAGATGGAGTACCCAGGAGCTGATGCAGACACAGTGCGCTACTTTAAAGATGTTTACCTGCCCTCCTCCAAGGATATCTTTGAGGCCATGGGCCAGACCCCAGAGGACATCGCCAAG TGTACTAAGAAGGTGATTGAGTCAAGGAACCCTCGCTTCAGAAACCTGACCAACAGCCTGTACACGCCCATCGTGGCCATGAAGTACGCCGACGAGACAGGAGGCCTGTCGGTCAATACCTTCTACAACCTGCTGTTCAACTTCGGCCCCCTCATGCACATCACCATGAGCATCCTTAAGTGCCTGACCTGCAGCTGCCTGCGCCGACGCACCATCTCACCAAACTGA